Proteins encoded in a region of the Megalops cyprinoides isolate fMegCyp1 chromosome 3, fMegCyp1.pri, whole genome shotgun sequence genome:
- the LOC118774110 gene encoding galectin-9-like, with amino-acid sequence MIKAEDSRKPHALTHPRFSFDLCFESEIAFHFNPRFNENAVVRNSFLKERWGQEERSRGMPFYRSQPFMVMIVCDEQFYKVIVNGAQIFTYNHRHSVFQEIHILKVNGDVTLSSVVV; translated from the exons ATGATAAAAGCAGAAGATTCCAGAAAGCCTCATGCTCTCACCCACCCCAGATTCAGCTTCGACCTTTGCTTCGAGTCGGAAATCGCGTTTCACTTCAACCCCAGATTCAACGAGAACGCGGTGGTGCGCAACAGCTTCCTGAAGGAGAGGTGGGGCCAGGAGGAGCGATCCAGAGGAATGCCATTCTACCGCAGTCAGCCGTTCATG GTGATGATCGTGTGCGATGAGCAGTTCTACAAGGTGATTGTCAATGGCGCTCAGATTTTCACATACAACCACCGCCATTCCGTCTTCCAGGAGATTCACATCCTCAAGGTCAATGGAGACGTGACCTTATCCTCTGTGGTGGTgtga